In Dama dama isolate Ldn47 chromosome 20, ASM3311817v1, whole genome shotgun sequence, a single window of DNA contains:
- the SETDB1 gene encoding histone-lysine N-methyltransferase SETDB1 isoform X3: MSSLPGCIGLAAATAAVESEEIAELQQSVVEELGISMEELRQFIDEELEKMDCVQQRKKQLAELETWVIQKESEVAHVDQLFDDASRAVTNCESLVKDFYSKLGLQYRDSSSEDEASRPTEIIEIPDEDDDVLSIDSGDAGSRTPKDQKLREAMAALRKSAQDVQKFMDAVNKKSSSQDLHKGTLSQVSGELSKDGDLVVSMRILGKKRTKTWHKGTLIAIQTVGPGKKYKVKFDNKGKSLLSGNHIAYDYHPPADKLYVGSRVVAKYKDGNQVWLYAGIVAETPNVKNKLRFLIFFDDGYASYVTQSELYPICRPLKKTWEDIEDISCRDFIEEYITAYPNRPMVLLKSGQLIKTEWEGTWWKSRVEEVDGSLVRILFLDDKRCEWIYRGSTRLEPMFSMKTSSASALEKKQGGQLRTRPNMGAVRSKGPVVQYTQDLTSTGTQFKPMEPPQTTAPAAPPAPPGPALSPQAGDSESPLGSTTSAPAPSAPPAPPAFHGMLERAPAEPSYRAPMEKLFYLPHVCSYTCLSRVRPMRSEQYRGKNPLLVPLLYDFRRMTARRRVNRKMGFHVIYKTPCGLCLRSMQEIERYLFETGCDFLFLEMFCLDPYVLVDRKFQPYKPFYYILDITYGKEDVPLSCVNEIDTTPPPQVAYSKERIPGKGVFINTGPEFLVGCDCKDGCRDKSKCACHQLTIQATACTPGGQINPNSGYQYKRLEECLPTGVYECNKRCKCDPNMCTNRLVQHGLQVRLQLFKTQNKGWGIRCLDDIAKGSFVCIYAGKILTDDFADKEGLEMGDEYFANLDHIESVENFKEGYESDAPCSSDSSGVDLKDQEDGNSGTEDPEESNDDSSDDNFCKDEDFSTSSVWRSYATRRQTRGQRENGLSEMSSKDSRPPDLGPPHTPVPPSIPVGGCNPPSSEETPKNKVASWLSCNSVSEGGFADSDSRSSFKTSEGGEGRTGGGKGEAEKASTSGLGFKDEGDIKQAKKEDPDDRNRMSIVTESSRNYGYNPSPVKPEGLRRPPSKTSMHQSRRLMASAQSNPDDILTLSSSTESEGESGTSRKPTAGQTSATAVDSDDIQTISSGSEGDDFEDKKNMSGPMKRQVAVKSTRGFALKSTHGIAIKSTNMASVEKGESAPVRKNTRQFYDGEESCYIIDAKLEGNLGRYLNHSCSPNLFVQNVFVDTHDLRFPWVAFFASKRIRAGTELTWDYNYEVGSVEGKELLCCCGAIECRGRLL; the protein is encoded by the exons ATGTCCTCCCTCCCTGGGTGCATTGGTttggcagcagcaacagcagcagtggAGTCTGAAGAAATTGCAGAGCTGCAACAGTCCGTGGTTGAGGAGCTGGGTATCTCAATGGAGGAGCTTCGACAGTTCATtgatgaagaactggaaaagatggACTGTGTACAGCAGCGCAAGAAGCAACTAGCAGAGCTGGAGACTTGGGTAATACAGAAGGAATCTGAGGTGGCCCATGTTGACCAACTCTTTGATGATGCATCCAG GGCAGTGACTAACTGTGAGTCTTTGGTGAAGGACTTTTATTCCAAACTGGGACTACAGTACCGGGACAGCAGCTCTGAAGATGAAGCTTCCCGGCCTACAGAAATAATTGAGATTCCTGATGAAGACGATGATGTTCTCAGTATTGATTCAG GTGATGCTGGGAGCAGAACTCCAAAAGACCAGAAG CTCCGTGAAGCTATGGCTGCCTTAAGAAAATCGGCTCAAGATGTCCAGAAGTTCATGGATGCTGTCAACAAAAAGAGTAGTTCCCAGGATCTACACAAAG GAACCTTGAGTCAAGTGTCTGGAGAGTTGAGCAAAGATGGTGACTTGGTTGTCAGCATGCGCATCCTTGGCAAAAAGAGAACTAAGACGTGGCACAAAGGCACCCTTATTGCCATCCAGACGGTTG GGCCAGGAAAGAAGTACAAGGTGAAATTTGACAACAAAGGCAAGAGTCTTCTGTCAGGAAACCACATTGCCTATGATTACCACCCTCCTGCTGACAAGTTGTATGTGGGCAGCCGAGTAGTGGCCAAATACAAAGATGGGAATCAGGTCTGGCTCTATGCTGGCATTGTAGCTGAGACACCAAACGTCAAAAACAAGCTCAG gtttctcattttctttgatGATGGCTATGCTTCCTATGTTACACAGTCTGAACTATATCCCATTTGCCGGCCAC TGAAAAAGACTTGGGAGGACATAGAAGACATCTCCTGCCGAGACTTCATAGAAGAGTATATCACCGCTTACCCCAACCGCCCCATGGTGTTGCTCAAGAGTGGCCAGCTGATCAAGACTGAGTGGGAAGGCACGTGGTGGAAGTCCCGGGTCGAGGAGGTGGACGGCAGCCTAGTCAGGATCCTCTTTCTG GATGACAAAAGATGTGAATGGATCTATCGAGGCTCTACACGACTGGAGCCCATGTTCAGCATGAAGACATCATCCGCCTCTGCACTAGAGAAGAAGCAAGGGGGACAGCTCAGAACACGTCCAAATATGG GTGCTGTGAGAAGCAAAGGCCCCGTGGTCCAGTACACTCAGGATCTAACAAGTACTGGAACCCAGTTCAAGCCTATGGAACCCCCACAGACGACAGCCCCAGCTGCCCCACCTGCCCCACCTGGTCCAGCTCTGTCCCCCCAGGCAGGTGACAGTGA GTCACCTTTAGGCTCCACAACCTCGGCCCCAGCACCCTcagctcccccagctcccccagccTTCCATGGCATGCTGGAGCGGGCCCCTGCAGAGCCCTCCTACCGCGCTCCCATGGAGAAGCTTTTCTACTTACCTCATGTCTGCAGCTATACTTGTCTGTCTCGGGTCAGACCTATGAGAAGTGAGCAGTATCGGGGCAAGAACCCTCTGTTAGTCCCACTACTCTATGACTTCCGGCGAATGACAGCCCGGCGCCGAGTTAACCGCAAGATGGGCTTTCATGTTATCTATAAGACACCCTGTGGCCTCTGCCTTcggtcaatgcaggagattgagCGTTACCTTTTTGAGACTGGCTGTGACTTCCTCTTCCTGGAGATGTTCTGTTTGGATCCATATGTTCTTGTGGACCGAAAGTTTCAGCCTTATAAGCCTTTTTACTATATTTTGGACATCACCTATGGAAAGGAAGACGTTCCTCTATCCTGCGTTAACGAGATTGACAcaactcccccaccccaggtgGCCTACAGCAAGGAACGGATCCCGGGCAAGGGTGTTTTCATTAACACAGGCCCTGAATTTCTTGTTGGCTGTGACTGCAAAGATGGGTGCCGGGACAA GTCCAAGTGTGCCTGCCATCAGCTCACTATCCAGGCTACAGCCTGCACCCCAGGAGGCCAAATCAACCCCAACTCTGGCTACCAGTACAAGAGACTAGAAGAATGTCTGCCCACAGG AGTTTATGAGTGTAACAAACGCTGCAAATGTGACCCTAACATGTGCACAAACCGGTTGGTACAGCATGGCCTGCAAGTTCGTCTGCAGCTCTTCAAGACCCAGAACAAGGGCTGGGGTATCCGTTGCTTGGATGACATTGCCAAAGGCTCCTTTGTCTGTATTTATGCAG GGAAGATCCTGACAgatgactttgctgacaaggaGGGCCTAGAAATGGGTGATGAGTACTTTGCCAATCTGGACCATATTGAGAGCGTGGAGAACTTCAAGGAGGGGTATGAGAGTGATGCCCCCTGTTCCTCTGACAGCAGTGGTGTAGACTTGAAGGACCAGGAAGATGGCAACAGCGGCACAGAGGACCCCGAGGAGTCCAATGACGACAGCTCGGACGACAACTTCTGTAAGGACGAGGACTTCAGCACCAGCTCGGTGTGGCGCAGCTACGCCACCCGGCGGCAGACCCGGGGCCAGAGGGAGAACGGACTGTCTGAGATGTCTTCCAAGGACTCTCGCCCCCCAGACCTGGGGCCCCCACATACTCCTGTCCCTCCGTCAATCCCTGTAGGTGGCTGCAATCCACCTTCCTCTGAAGAGACACCTAAGAACAAAGTGGCCTCGTGGTTGAGCTGCAACAGTGTCAGTGAAGGTGGCTTTGCTGACTCTGACAGCCGTTCATCCTTCAAGACTAGTGAAGGTGGGGAAGGCCGCACCGGGGGAGGCAAAGGGGAAGCAGAGAAAGCTTCCACCTCAGGGCTGGGCTTCAAGGATGAGGGAGACATCAAGCAGGCCAAGAAGGAG GACCCTGATGACCGAAACAGGATGTCAAT AGTTACTGAAAGCTCTCGAAATTATGGTTATAATCCTTCTCCTGTGAAGCCTGAAGGACTTCGCCGCCCACCAAGTAAGACTAGTATGCATCAGAGCCGACGACTCATGGCCTCTGCTCAGTCAAACCCTGAT GATATCCTGACCCTGTCCAGCAGCACAGAAAGTGAGGGGGAAAGTGGGACCAGCCGGAAGCCCACTGCTGGCCAGACTTCAGCCACAGCCGTGGACAGTGATGATATCCAGACCATCTCCTCTGGCTCTGAAGGGGATGACTTTGAGGACAAGAAGAACATGTCTG GTCCAATGAAGCGCCAAGTGGCAGTAAAATCAACCCGGGGTTTTGCTTTGAAATCAACCCATGGGATTGCCATTAAATCAACCAACATGGCATCCGTGGAAAAGGGGGAGAGTGCACCCGTTCGTAAGAACACACGCCAATTCTACGATGGGGAGGAGTCTTGCTACATCATCGATGCCAAGCTTGAAGGCAACCTGGGCCGCTACCTCAAT CACAGTTGCAGCCCCAACCTGTTTGTCCAGAATGTCTTCGTGGATACTCATGATCTCCGCTTCCCGTGGGTGGCCTTCTTTGCCAGCAA GAGAATCCGGGCTGGCACAGAGCTTACCTGGGACTACAACTATGAGGTGGGCAGCGTGGAAGGCAAGGAGCTGCTTTGCTGCTGCGGGGCCATTGAATGCAGAGGGCGTCTTCTTTAG
- the SETDB1 gene encoding histone-lysine N-methyltransferase SETDB1 isoform X1 produces MSSLPGCIGLAAATAAVESEEIAELQQSVVEELGISMEELRQFIDEELEKMDCVQQRKKQLAELETWVIQKESEVAHVDQLFDDASRAVTNCESLVKDFYSKLGLQYRDSSSEDEASRPTEIIEIPDEDDDVLSIDSGDAGSRTPKDQKLREAMAALRKSAQDVQKFMDAVNKKSSSQDLHKGTLSQVSGELSKDGDLVVSMRILGKKRTKTWHKGTLIAIQTVGPGKKYKVKFDNKGKSLLSGNHIAYDYHPPADKLYVGSRVVAKYKDGNQVWLYAGIVAETPNVKNKLRFLIFFDDGYASYVTQSELYPICRPLKKTWEDIEDISCRDFIEEYITAYPNRPMVLLKSGQLIKTEWEGTWWKSRVEEVDGSLVRILFLDDKRCEWIYRGSTRLEPMFSMKTSSASALEKKQGGQLRTRPNMGAVRSKGPVVQYTQDLTSTGTQFKPMEPPQTTAPAAPPAPPGPALSPQAGDSESLESQLAQSRKQVAKKSTSFRPGSVGSGHSSPTSPALSENAPGGKPGINQTYRSPLGSTTSAPAPSAPPAPPAFHGMLERAPAEPSYRAPMEKLFYLPHVCSYTCLSRVRPMRSEQYRGKNPLLVPLLYDFRRMTARRRVNRKMGFHVIYKTPCGLCLRSMQEIERYLFETGCDFLFLEMFCLDPYVLVDRKFQPYKPFYYILDITYGKEDVPLSCVNEIDTTPPPQVAYSKERIPGKGVFINTGPEFLVGCDCKDGCRDKSKCACHQLTIQATACTPGGQINPNSGYQYKRLEECLPTGVYECNKRCKCDPNMCTNRLVQHGLQVRLQLFKTQNKGWGIRCLDDIAKGSFVCIYAGKILTDDFADKEGLEMGDEYFANLDHIESVENFKEGYESDAPCSSDSSGVDLKDQEDGNSGTEDPEESNDDSSDDNFCKDEDFSTSSVWRSYATRRQTRGQRENGLSEMSSKDSRPPDLGPPHTPVPPSIPVGGCNPPSSEETPKNKVASWLSCNSVSEGGFADSDSRSSFKTSEGGEGRTGGGKGEAEKASTSGLGFKDEGDIKQAKKEDPDDRNRMSIVTESSRNYGYNPSPVKPEGLRRPPSKTSMHQSRRLMASAQSNPDDILTLSSSTESEGESGTSRKPTAGQTSATAVDSDDIQTISSGSEGDDFEDKKNMSGPMKRQVAVKSTRGFALKSTHGIAIKSTNMASVEKGESAPVRKNTRQFYDGEESCYIIDAKLEGNLGRYLNHSCSPNLFVQNVFVDTHDLRFPWVAFFASKRIRAGTELTWDYNYEVGSVEGKELLCCCGAIECRGRLL; encoded by the exons ATGTCCTCCCTCCCTGGGTGCATTGGTttggcagcagcaacagcagcagtggAGTCTGAAGAAATTGCAGAGCTGCAACAGTCCGTGGTTGAGGAGCTGGGTATCTCAATGGAGGAGCTTCGACAGTTCATtgatgaagaactggaaaagatggACTGTGTACAGCAGCGCAAGAAGCAACTAGCAGAGCTGGAGACTTGGGTAATACAGAAGGAATCTGAGGTGGCCCATGTTGACCAACTCTTTGATGATGCATCCAG GGCAGTGACTAACTGTGAGTCTTTGGTGAAGGACTTTTATTCCAAACTGGGACTACAGTACCGGGACAGCAGCTCTGAAGATGAAGCTTCCCGGCCTACAGAAATAATTGAGATTCCTGATGAAGACGATGATGTTCTCAGTATTGATTCAG GTGATGCTGGGAGCAGAACTCCAAAAGACCAGAAG CTCCGTGAAGCTATGGCTGCCTTAAGAAAATCGGCTCAAGATGTCCAGAAGTTCATGGATGCTGTCAACAAAAAGAGTAGTTCCCAGGATCTACACAAAG GAACCTTGAGTCAAGTGTCTGGAGAGTTGAGCAAAGATGGTGACTTGGTTGTCAGCATGCGCATCCTTGGCAAAAAGAGAACTAAGACGTGGCACAAAGGCACCCTTATTGCCATCCAGACGGTTG GGCCAGGAAAGAAGTACAAGGTGAAATTTGACAACAAAGGCAAGAGTCTTCTGTCAGGAAACCACATTGCCTATGATTACCACCCTCCTGCTGACAAGTTGTATGTGGGCAGCCGAGTAGTGGCCAAATACAAAGATGGGAATCAGGTCTGGCTCTATGCTGGCATTGTAGCTGAGACACCAAACGTCAAAAACAAGCTCAG gtttctcattttctttgatGATGGCTATGCTTCCTATGTTACACAGTCTGAACTATATCCCATTTGCCGGCCAC TGAAAAAGACTTGGGAGGACATAGAAGACATCTCCTGCCGAGACTTCATAGAAGAGTATATCACCGCTTACCCCAACCGCCCCATGGTGTTGCTCAAGAGTGGCCAGCTGATCAAGACTGAGTGGGAAGGCACGTGGTGGAAGTCCCGGGTCGAGGAGGTGGACGGCAGCCTAGTCAGGATCCTCTTTCTG GATGACAAAAGATGTGAATGGATCTATCGAGGCTCTACACGACTGGAGCCCATGTTCAGCATGAAGACATCATCCGCCTCTGCACTAGAGAAGAAGCAAGGGGGACAGCTCAGAACACGTCCAAATATGG GTGCTGTGAGAAGCAAAGGCCCCGTGGTCCAGTACACTCAGGATCTAACAAGTACTGGAACCCAGTTCAAGCCTATGGAACCCCCACAGACGACAGCCCCAGCTGCCCCACCTGCCCCACCTGGTCCAGCTCTGTCCCCCCAGGCAGGTGACAGTGA AAGCTTGGAAAGCCAGCTTGCCCAATCTCGGAAGCAGGTAGCCAAAAAAAGCACATCTTTCCGGCCAGGATCTGTGGGCTCTGGTCATTCCTCCCCTACATCCCCTGCACTCAGTGAAAATGCCCCTGGTGGGAAACCTGGGATCAATCAGACATATAG GTCACCTTTAGGCTCCACAACCTCGGCCCCAGCACCCTcagctcccccagctcccccagccTTCCATGGCATGCTGGAGCGGGCCCCTGCAGAGCCCTCCTACCGCGCTCCCATGGAGAAGCTTTTCTACTTACCTCATGTCTGCAGCTATACTTGTCTGTCTCGGGTCAGACCTATGAGAAGTGAGCAGTATCGGGGCAAGAACCCTCTGTTAGTCCCACTACTCTATGACTTCCGGCGAATGACAGCCCGGCGCCGAGTTAACCGCAAGATGGGCTTTCATGTTATCTATAAGACACCCTGTGGCCTCTGCCTTcggtcaatgcaggagattgagCGTTACCTTTTTGAGACTGGCTGTGACTTCCTCTTCCTGGAGATGTTCTGTTTGGATCCATATGTTCTTGTGGACCGAAAGTTTCAGCCTTATAAGCCTTTTTACTATATTTTGGACATCACCTATGGAAAGGAAGACGTTCCTCTATCCTGCGTTAACGAGATTGACAcaactcccccaccccaggtgGCCTACAGCAAGGAACGGATCCCGGGCAAGGGTGTTTTCATTAACACAGGCCCTGAATTTCTTGTTGGCTGTGACTGCAAAGATGGGTGCCGGGACAA GTCCAAGTGTGCCTGCCATCAGCTCACTATCCAGGCTACAGCCTGCACCCCAGGAGGCCAAATCAACCCCAACTCTGGCTACCAGTACAAGAGACTAGAAGAATGTCTGCCCACAGG AGTTTATGAGTGTAACAAACGCTGCAAATGTGACCCTAACATGTGCACAAACCGGTTGGTACAGCATGGCCTGCAAGTTCGTCTGCAGCTCTTCAAGACCCAGAACAAGGGCTGGGGTATCCGTTGCTTGGATGACATTGCCAAAGGCTCCTTTGTCTGTATTTATGCAG GGAAGATCCTGACAgatgactttgctgacaaggaGGGCCTAGAAATGGGTGATGAGTACTTTGCCAATCTGGACCATATTGAGAGCGTGGAGAACTTCAAGGAGGGGTATGAGAGTGATGCCCCCTGTTCCTCTGACAGCAGTGGTGTAGACTTGAAGGACCAGGAAGATGGCAACAGCGGCACAGAGGACCCCGAGGAGTCCAATGACGACAGCTCGGACGACAACTTCTGTAAGGACGAGGACTTCAGCACCAGCTCGGTGTGGCGCAGCTACGCCACCCGGCGGCAGACCCGGGGCCAGAGGGAGAACGGACTGTCTGAGATGTCTTCCAAGGACTCTCGCCCCCCAGACCTGGGGCCCCCACATACTCCTGTCCCTCCGTCAATCCCTGTAGGTGGCTGCAATCCACCTTCCTCTGAAGAGACACCTAAGAACAAAGTGGCCTCGTGGTTGAGCTGCAACAGTGTCAGTGAAGGTGGCTTTGCTGACTCTGACAGCCGTTCATCCTTCAAGACTAGTGAAGGTGGGGAAGGCCGCACCGGGGGAGGCAAAGGGGAAGCAGAGAAAGCTTCCACCTCAGGGCTGGGCTTCAAGGATGAGGGAGACATCAAGCAGGCCAAGAAGGAG GACCCTGATGACCGAAACAGGATGTCAAT AGTTACTGAAAGCTCTCGAAATTATGGTTATAATCCTTCTCCTGTGAAGCCTGAAGGACTTCGCCGCCCACCAAGTAAGACTAGTATGCATCAGAGCCGACGACTCATGGCCTCTGCTCAGTCAAACCCTGAT GATATCCTGACCCTGTCCAGCAGCACAGAAAGTGAGGGGGAAAGTGGGACCAGCCGGAAGCCCACTGCTGGCCAGACTTCAGCCACAGCCGTGGACAGTGATGATATCCAGACCATCTCCTCTGGCTCTGAAGGGGATGACTTTGAGGACAAGAAGAACATGTCTG GTCCAATGAAGCGCCAAGTGGCAGTAAAATCAACCCGGGGTTTTGCTTTGAAATCAACCCATGGGATTGCCATTAAATCAACCAACATGGCATCCGTGGAAAAGGGGGAGAGTGCACCCGTTCGTAAGAACACACGCCAATTCTACGATGGGGAGGAGTCTTGCTACATCATCGATGCCAAGCTTGAAGGCAACCTGGGCCGCTACCTCAAT CACAGTTGCAGCCCCAACCTGTTTGTCCAGAATGTCTTCGTGGATACTCATGATCTCCGCTTCCCGTGGGTGGCCTTCTTTGCCAGCAA GAGAATCCGGGCTGGCACAGAGCTTACCTGGGACTACAACTATGAGGTGGGCAGCGTGGAAGGCAAGGAGCTGCTTTGCTGCTGCGGGGCCATTGAATGCAGAGGGCGTCTTCTTTAG